The following are encoded together in the Dysgonomonadaceae bacterium PH5-43 genome:
- a CDS encoding hypothetical protein (product_source=Hypo-rule applied; pfam=PF13480; superfamily=48019,55729) yields MWKIEIIKDWGTIWSDNFQNKWLRVMDDSPNSHVFFHPAIVKAWVKTYMPLRKLEPLFVYGIHEKSKKEVIFPLVRWHQNWKNAYRKLIVPMGYSDFDYHDPIFSEEVGCDDVQSFYCELWKLLPYYDLIILDGLHSMFIPNNYQELSEQACPYFSIKEFDKIEDYTSTLKKSFVADLKRTTKRLIEHKGEIETISYSYNTVTDAIDELKIMLDFHSKRWPKAYKAPFFHENIIKEGLKSNVLFFVVHKVSGVSIAWYICFAYNRYMALYMPAIHSEYSVYSPGKISLLSCVEYAINNDFVVVDHLKGEEAYKRIWAKDTKMVYNVTFENKAFISKIKRSTNLFKQKLLK; encoded by the coding sequence ATGTGGAAAATAGAAATAATTAAAGATTGGGGCACTATTTGGAGTGATAATTTTCAAAATAAATGGTTGAGGGTAATGGATGATAGTCCAAATTCTCATGTTTTTTTTCATCCAGCAATAGTTAAGGCTTGGGTAAAAACGTATATGCCTTTGCGAAAATTAGAACCTTTATTCGTGTATGGTATTCATGAAAAATCGAAAAAAGAAGTGATTTTTCCTTTAGTCAGGTGGCATCAAAATTGGAAAAATGCTTATAGAAAATTGATAGTTCCAATGGGGTATTCTGATTTTGATTATCACGACCCAATATTTTCTGAAGAAGTAGGGTGCGATGATGTGCAGTCTTTCTATTGTGAATTGTGGAAGCTATTGCCTTATTATGATTTAATTATTTTAGATGGTTTGCACAGTATGTTTATCCCTAATAATTATCAAGAATTATCAGAACAAGCTTGTCCTTATTTTTCAATTAAAGAATTCGATAAAATCGAAGATTATACTTCTACCTTGAAAAAATCATTTGTTGCTGATTTGAAACGAACAACTAAACGTTTGATAGAACATAAAGGAGAAATAGAAACTATTTCGTATTCATATAATACCGTTACAGACGCTATTGATGAATTGAAAATTATGTTAGATTTTCATTCTAAACGTTGGCCTAAAGCCTATAAAGCTCCTTTTTTTCATGAAAATATAATAAAAGAAGGATTGAAAAGCAATGTTTTGTTTTTTGTGGTACATAAGGTTTCTGGTGTTTCTATTGCTTGGTATATTTGTTTTGCATATAACAGATATATGGCTTTGTACATGCCTGCAATTCATTCGGAATATTCGGTTTATTCTCCAGGTAAAATTAGTTTATTATCATGTGTGGAATATGCAATAAACAATGATTTTGTTGTTGTAGATCATCTTAAAGGCGAAGAGGCTTATAAACGTATTTGGGCAAAAGATACAAAAATGGTATATAATGTAACTTTTGAGAATAAAGCATTTATTAGTAAAATAAAAAGATCTACAAATCTTTTTAAACAAAAACTACTTAAATGA
- a CDS encoding LmbE family N-acetylglucosaminyl deacetylase (product_source=COG2120; cath_funfam=3.40.50.10320; cog=COG2120; pfam=PF02585; superfamily=102588): protein MVNNLKNIYRYLRVLTIRFCAWLFAKKGLGDFKSILILAPHPDDEVFGCAGLIQYYQKRGCKVHIAILTDGDAAYPESLISKKELAQQRLSLTHKAAKILSVNVDNITYLHWKDGEIDKFADYEGLMQIVNDIRPEAMFSTHSFEGWSDHIATAQLADRIVRDFMEFNIRNFKYCVWLWYSMPYSQILKLNWKNSKLFKLTKEEYNTKLAAINEYIEPLTDFGKSYSGELPSVFVKANKWNKELYFEAK from the coding sequence ATGGTGAATAACCTAAAAAACATATATCGTTACCTACGAGTATTGACTATTCGTTTTTGTGCTTGGCTTTTTGCTAAAAAAGGATTGGGAGATTTTAAGTCCATTCTAATTCTTGCACCTCACCCCGATGATGAAGTTTTTGGTTGTGCGGGACTAATTCAATACTATCAAAAGCGGGGCTGTAAAGTGCATATAGCGATACTTACAGATGGAGATGCTGCATATCCAGAGAGTTTAATATCTAAAAAAGAATTAGCACAACAAAGATTGTCTTTAACTCACAAGGCTGCAAAGATATTGAGTGTTAATGTTGATAATATTACTTACTTACATTGGAAAGACGGAGAGATTGATAAATTTGCTGATTATGAAGGATTAATGCAAATAGTTAATGATATTCGACCAGAAGCTATGTTTTCGACACATAGTTTTGAAGGTTGGTCGGATCATATTGCAACTGCGCAGTTAGCAGATAGGATAGTGCGAGATTTTATGGAATTTAATATTCGTAATTTCAAGTATTGTGTATGGCTTTGGTACTCTATGCCATACTCACAAATATTGAAACTAAATTGGAAAAATAGTAAATTATTTAAATTGACGAAAGAAGAGTATAACACTAAGTTGGCAGCAATAAACGAATATATTGAACCATTAACGGATTTTGGAAAATCATATTCGGGAGAATTGCCGTCGGTGTTTGTTAAGGCAAATAAATGGAATAAAGAACTTTATTTTGAAGCAAAATAG
- a CDS encoding glycosyltransferase involved in cell wall biosynthesis (product_source=COG0438; cath_funfam=3.40.50.2000; cog=COG0438; pfam=PF00534,PF13439; superfamily=53756): MRRKKTVCIDVNSVVPLFVRGYLSGVGRTTLELVQALAEMKDELPFNLVLYTQNIKGVTSKKFDLPFENKHIYLRDRSPYNEWVAKLRLKEMLFKYDLLHIPHNFGYVAKPEKTVLTLHDAMFFSYQESFLGHDSDRINCTKLGKSCKAIVTCSHSSKQDIVKYIGVPEDKVTVIHWGISKDNFFPETEENIKNVELKYVLKRPYFVMASCDIGRKNTELLMENFHNYVEQGGSYDLVLVWHKCPEAIKVRFEKEIKEGRIHLLGGISDNELRTLYSGAIASFFPSKYEGFGLPILESMACGTPVVTCRNSSLEEVGGDVAFYVSEDSNTEMADFMFDFEKGKYNQSELKAKALDRAGLFTWRKAAEKYVEFYMKQLNGE; the protein is encoded by the coding sequence ATGAGAAGAAAAAAGACGGTTTGTATAGATGTTAATTCAGTGGTGCCACTGTTTGTAAGGGGGTATTTGTCAGGTGTTGGGCGTACGACATTGGAGTTGGTGCAGGCTTTAGCAGAGATGAAAGATGAATTGCCTTTTAATTTGGTTTTATATACACAAAATATTAAAGGAGTAACCTCGAAAAAGTTTGATTTGCCTTTTGAAAATAAACATATTTATCTTCGCGATAGATCTCCTTATAACGAATGGGTTGCTAAGTTAAGGCTTAAAGAAATGCTGTTTAAGTACGATTTGCTGCATATTCCTCATAATTTCGGATATGTTGCAAAGCCGGAGAAGACGGTGCTGACGTTGCATGATGCTATGTTTTTTTCTTATCAAGAGTCTTTTTTAGGACATGATTCGGATAGAATTAATTGCACTAAGTTGGGAAAGTCGTGTAAAGCTATAGTTACTTGTTCGCATTCATCAAAACAAGATATTGTTAAATATATTGGCGTGCCAGAAGATAAGGTTACTGTTATTCATTGGGGTATCTCTAAGGATAATTTTTTTCCGGAAACAGAAGAAAATATAAAAAATGTAGAGTTGAAATACGTACTGAAACGTCCATATTTTGTTATGGCTTCTTGTGATATAGGTAGAAAAAATACAGAATTGTTAATGGAAAATTTCCATAATTATGTAGAACAGGGAGGAAGTTATGACTTGGTTTTGGTGTGGCATAAATGTCCGGAAGCAATAAAGGTGAGATTTGAAAAAGAAATCAAAGAAGGAAGAATTCATTTGCTTGGAGGAATTTCAGATAACGAATTGCGAACACTGTATTCAGGTGCAATAGCAAGCTTTTTTCCATCGAAGTATGAAGGCTTTGGATTACCAATTTTAGAATCTATGGCATGCGGTACACCTGTTGTTACATGTAGAAATTCTTCATTAGAAGAAGTGGGAGGAGATGTTGCTTTTTATGTGTCGGAAGATAGCAATACCGAGATGGCAGATTTTATGTTTGATTTTGAAAAAGGAAAATATAATCAATCTGAACTTAAAGCCAAAGCGTTAGATAGGGCAGGGCTTTTTACATGGAGAAAAGCAGCTGAGAAATATGTGGAATTTTATATGAAACAATTGAATGGTGAATAA